In a single window of the Azospirillum sp. B510 genome:
- a CDS encoding LysR family transcriptional regulator yields MDKLRAMEVFVQIADSGGIRSAASMLRLSPAMVSMHLAQLERTLGIPLIQRSPKGSSLTTDGQSYLDHCRTILEQISGAEAQLSGTSGLRRGRLSIDMPATVGNCIVLPILPEFMAQYPNITFDISYSARAFDLSDEGYDIMIRVGPIADTGLIARPLGFCQLATAAAPSYLAHHGEPQAIEDLDTHRVINIRSSRSGRIVPWQFVRDGQTMFRELPGSLLFNDGEPRIHAALLGLGLVQAPVYQLSGLLANGRLCRILERFDARMPQISLLYSPQRRSQQLVHAFIDFLLARFPPDREIQIPFNPGEIT; encoded by the coding sequence ATGGACAAGTTGCGTGCGATGGAAGTGTTCGTCCAAATCGCCGACAGTGGTGGTATCCGCTCGGCGGCATCCATGCTGCGGTTGTCTCCCGCCATGGTGTCCATGCACCTCGCACAGCTCGAACGGACGCTTGGCATACCATTGATCCAGCGCTCACCAAAAGGAAGCAGTCTGACCACGGATGGGCAGAGTTATCTCGACCATTGCCGGACCATCCTGGAACAGATTTCCGGAGCGGAAGCCCAACTGTCCGGAACCTCGGGCCTGCGGCGTGGTCGCCTGAGCATCGATATGCCCGCGACGGTCGGCAACTGCATTGTGCTCCCGATTTTGCCAGAGTTCATGGCGCAATACCCCAACATCACTTTCGACATCAGTTACTCCGCGCGGGCGTTCGATCTGTCGGACGAGGGGTACGACATCATGATCCGCGTCGGGCCGATCGCAGATACCGGCCTGATCGCCCGACCACTCGGTTTCTGCCAACTCGCGACGGCCGCCGCCCCCTCCTATCTCGCCCACCATGGAGAACCACAGGCAATCGAGGATCTGGATACACACCGGGTCATCAACATCCGCTCATCCCGATCAGGGCGGATCGTGCCATGGCAGTTTGTGAGAGATGGTCAGACGATGTTTCGCGAGCTTCCAGGCAGCTTGCTGTTTAATGACGGTGAACCCCGTATCCATGCGGCCTTGCTCGGCCTCGGCCTTGTCCAGGCGCCGGTCTATCAGTTGTCCGGCCTGTTGGCCAATGGACGGTTGTGCAGGATCCTGGAACGGTTCGACGCAAGGATGCCGCAGATTTCGCTGTTGTATTCCCCCCAGCGCCGTTCCCAGCAGTTGGTTCACGCTTTCATCGACTTTCTCCTCGCCCGGTTTCCGCCCGACCGAGAAATTCAAATTCCCTTCAACCCAGGCGAGATCACCTGA
- a CDS encoding WD40/YVTN/BNR-like repeat-containing protein — protein MGLHRIMPCSAVFFLCLAEIMPGLAWAETPRFRDPLDVPAEITARASTSMMLAVAAAGDRLVAVGELGRIVLSNDNGRSWTQVASPVSTTLVAVQFPTWRDGWAVGHGGVILHTADGGQTWIRQLDGRSSEALLRKHYGRLRDAGDAKATRILEAMDLNYQNGPELPLLGVWFRTAQEGFAVGAFGMVLATRDGGNNWEPWLDRIDQVDDLHLTAVAGIGDRVFITGEMGRIWRLDTNAGRFVPCTTPYEGTLFGITGQGERLIAFGLRGNAVLSTDGGERWTGLDLPAQGDSINNATSLGNDKLALVTQGGRLLIGGIDGTGFAVQPVRTPTLLTSVVPAGADTVVVTGLSGVWREPIVQNNVRR, from the coding sequence GTGGGGCTTCATCGGATCATGCCTTGCAGCGCGGTTTTTTTTCTCTGCCTGGCGGAAATCATGCCAGGCCTTGCCTGGGCCGAGACGCCGCGCTTTCGTGACCCACTGGACGTACCGGCGGAGATCACCGCTCGGGCGAGCACCAGCATGATGCTCGCCGTGGCGGCGGCCGGCGATCGTCTGGTCGCGGTGGGCGAGCTTGGCCGGATCGTTCTGTCGAACGACAACGGGCGGAGTTGGACGCAGGTAGCGAGCCCAGTCAGCACCACCCTGGTGGCGGTCCAGTTTCCAACCTGGCGCGATGGATGGGCGGTCGGGCACGGCGGGGTCATTCTGCACACCGCCGATGGTGGTCAGACCTGGATCAGGCAACTCGACGGACGCAGCAGCGAGGCCCTTCTGCGCAAGCATTACGGCCGGTTGCGGGATGCCGGGGACGCCAAGGCGACCCGCATTCTGGAAGCTATGGACCTGAACTACCAGAACGGTCCGGAGTTGCCTCTTCTCGGTGTCTGGTTCCGCACCGCACAGGAGGGCTTCGCGGTCGGCGCGTTCGGTATGGTTCTGGCCACGCGGGACGGTGGCAACAACTGGGAACCCTGGCTGGACCGTATCGATCAGGTTGATGATCTGCACCTGACGGCAGTGGCCGGCATCGGCGACCGGGTGTTCATCACCGGAGAAATGGGGCGAATCTGGCGCCTCGACACCAACGCCGGCCGCTTCGTCCCCTGTACGACACCGTACGAAGGAACCTTGTTCGGCATTACCGGACAGGGCGAGCGTCTGATTGCGTTCGGATTGCGTGGAAATGCCGTTCTCAGCACCGATGGCGGCGAACGCTGGACCGGCCTGGACCTGCCGGCGCAAGGCGACAGCATCAACAATGCCACCTCACTTGGCAACGACAAGCTTGCCCTGGTCACCCAAGGCGGCCGACTGCTGATCGGCGGCATCGATGGAACTGGCTTCGCGGTCCAGCCGGTCAGGACACCGACCCTGCTGACCAGCGTCGTGCCAGCAGGCGCGGACACGGTTGTGGTGACAGGGCTTTCGGGTGTGTGGCGCGAGCCGATCGTCCAGAACAACGTTCGGCGGTAA
- a CDS encoding cytochrome P450, protein MSGCPFAKLAHAADYPDHVPADRVFDVEVYAIPGADRDFHLALKAMHDHGLPDVFWTPRQGGHWVVTRYEDMMGVLADPVNFSNGAIVVPKSRNPTRENGSLPLYPLTADLPEHTAYRALLSPTFSPRGVQQLSELARAVAIRLVEELKPRGSCEFITDFAQHLPIEIFMSIVDVPAEDREWLLALTDRMVRPAEPEDMHKTMGTLFGYVRDLVAKRKAKPGNDLISSIIAGKVFGRPMDDDELTGMCALILIGGMDTVVSAMGFAAWFLARHPDHRRQLLENPELIPNAVDEMLRRHSIVNIGRLVKNDVTVGGVAMKAGDMLVMPSPLGSMDERKFPDPLTVDFTRSNSGEYSTFGKGPHRCPGANLGRAELRIFVEEWLRRIPDFHVRDEAAVGMSCGINGTIYSLPLEWTPQEWSCPGKVAARNVSTTVRQPEL, encoded by the coding sequence ATGTCAGGCTGTCCTTTCGCCAAGCTCGCGCACGCCGCGGATTACCCAGATCATGTTCCAGCCGATCGCGTCTTCGACGTCGAAGTGTACGCTATTCCAGGAGCCGATCGTGATTTCCACCTCGCCCTTAAGGCCATGCATGATCATGGCCTGCCGGACGTCTTCTGGACTCCCCGTCAGGGCGGCCACTGGGTGGTGACACGCTATGAAGATATGATGGGAGTTCTGGCCGACCCCGTGAACTTCAGCAACGGCGCGATTGTGGTTCCGAAAAGCCGGAATCCAACCAGGGAGAATGGCTCTCTGCCGCTCTATCCCCTGACAGCCGACCTGCCGGAGCATACCGCCTATCGCGCCCTGCTCAGCCCGACCTTCTCGCCGCGTGGGGTTCAGCAATTGTCTGAGCTGGCGCGCGCCGTCGCGATCCGGCTGGTGGAGGAGTTGAAGCCACGCGGGTCGTGCGAGTTCATCACCGACTTCGCCCAGCATCTGCCGATCGAGATCTTCATGTCGATCGTCGATGTGCCGGCGGAGGATCGCGAGTGGTTGCTCGCGCTAACGGACAGGATGGTCCGGCCGGCCGAGCCGGAGGACATGCATAAGACCATGGGAACACTCTTCGGGTACGTCCGTGATCTGGTCGCCAAGCGGAAAGCCAAGCCTGGGAATGATCTGATCAGTTCGATCATCGCCGGCAAGGTGTTCGGACGGCCGATGGACGACGATGAATTGACCGGGATGTGCGCGCTCATCCTGATCGGCGGCATGGATACGGTGGTGTCGGCGATGGGGTTCGCCGCCTGGTTCCTGGCGCGTCACCCTGATCATCGCCGTCAGTTGCTCGAAAACCCGGAACTGATCCCCAACGCGGTCGACGAGATGCTGCGGCGGCACTCCATCGTCAACATTGGCCGCCTGGTGAAGAACGATGTCACGGTCGGTGGGGTTGCGATGAAGGCGGGTGACATGCTGGTCATGCCGTCGCCGCTCGGCAGCATGGACGAACGCAAGTTCCCCGACCCGCTGACGGTAGATTTCACCCGTTCCAATAGTGGAGAATACTCGACCTTCGGCAAAGGCCCCCACCGTTGCCCGGGCGCCAATCTCGGCAGGGCTGAACTGCGGATCTTCGTTGAGGAATGGCTGCGCAGGATTCCCGACTTCCATGTTCGCGACGAGGCGGCCGTCGGGATGAGCTGCGGAATCAACGGCACCATCTATAGCCTTCCGCTCGAGTGGACTCCGCAGGAGTGGAGTTGCCCTGGAAAAGTGGCGGCCCGGAACGTGTCAACGACTGTGAGACAGCCCGAGTTATGA
- a CDS encoding SDR family NAD(P)-dependent oxidoreductase, with amino-acid sequence MDKSNSWPGLYSLAGQTAVVTGAGSGIGASIAALFAAAGARVVIAEIDEAAGAATAERLMAEGRQAIAVTTDVADDSSIAALFDAAEEAFGRIGILVNNAGIFPKIHFLDVTKAQWEAMQAVNLRGAFVCMQEAVRRMRRHGQGGAIVNVSSVSSKQVAVFNNVAYNASKAGVNALTSTAALEFAGDGIRVNAVLPGAVMTGGARKASATASLPMAGPMTQPGRMPLGRVGTGEDIAAAALFLASPAASYVTGQFLAVDGGFQIS; translated from the coding sequence ATGGATAAATCGAACTCCTGGCCGGGGCTATACAGCCTTGCCGGCCAGACCGCCGTAGTGACCGGTGCCGGTTCCGGTATCGGCGCGAGCATTGCCGCGCTGTTCGCCGCTGCCGGCGCCCGCGTCGTCATCGCGGAGATCGACGAAGCGGCCGGGGCCGCTACGGCGGAGCGTCTGATGGCCGAAGGGCGGCAGGCCATTGCGGTGACCACCGATGTGGCCGACGACTCCTCTATCGCCGCGCTGTTCGACGCGGCGGAAGAAGCTTTTGGACGGATCGGCATTCTGGTCAACAATGCCGGCATTTTTCCCAAGATCCACTTCCTGGACGTGACGAAAGCGCAGTGGGAGGCGATGCAGGCGGTCAACCTGCGCGGCGCCTTCGTCTGCATGCAGGAGGCGGTTCGTCGCATGCGCCGCCACGGCCAGGGCGGAGCAATCGTCAACGTGTCTTCGGTGTCGTCGAAGCAGGTGGCTGTTTTCAACAACGTCGCCTACAACGCCAGCAAGGCCGGCGTGAACGCCCTGACCAGCACGGCTGCTCTGGAATTCGCCGGAGACGGTATCCGGGTGAACGCGGTACTTCCCGGCGCCGTGATGACCGGGGGTGCGCGCAAGGCATCCGCAACGGCGAGCTTGCCGATGGCCGGTCCGATGACCCAGCCCGGCCGGATGCCGCTGGGACGGGTTGGAACCGGAGAAGACATAGCGGCCGCCGCGCTGTTTCTGGCCAGCCCTGCCGCATCCTACGTCACCGGTCAGTTCCTAGCGGTCGATGGCGGCTTCCAGATCAGTTGA
- a CDS encoding efflux RND transporter permease subunit translates to MRSEVASHGHDTLSLPIVRDRRDFPMQSGNWLERLIFNHRLLILLVIAIVSSVLGLQASRMTVNASFERMIPQSQPWIQNYLQNKEALRGLGNAVRIVIETRDGTVLDSHYLDILRRINDAVYLMPGVDRSWMRSLWMPIVRWTEVTEEGFRGGPVMPDRFDGSPEKIEELRRNIQRANIVGSLIGRDLKSSMILVPLLDSTDTAGTNFNYRDFNDRLDAIFAANQDDRIQIHVVGFARLMGDLIAGLGQVITYFAFSVAVATLFVFFYTRCLRSTILLVVASLLGVVWMLGLMRVFGFELDPYSTLGPFLIFAIGLSHGAQKMNGIMQDIARGTDKYVAARYTFRRLFAAGLAALLVNIVGFAVLFIIDIPVIHDLALSTSLGVSVLVFTKLVLIPVLLSYTGVSRTAAQRSLRKADGQKQVADTLWGTLVRFTQLPWASTAVAATALVTGISLEARTHIQVGDLDAGAPELRTNSRYNQDIAYVNGHYELSSDQFSVIVKTPRDQCETFETLTETLRLSERLREVPGVVTVRSAPEAIQFINAGLYEGNPKWIALLRNPNVTSNARNQLVVNQPDLVNTECAIMPVIAYLADHKSVTLQRMTAAATEFAAQHNTPDRQFLLAAGTAGIEAATNDVVQRAFWNIHFLLYGAVIVLCFMTFRSWRAVLVALVPLVITSFLCEALMVWLGIGIKVATLPVIALGVGVGVDYALYLLSIQLVFQRQGASLSDAYRESLGFTGKVVALIGLTMAAGVIPWAWSPIKFQADMGILLTFMFLWNMIGALVLIPALSYFLLPSKRPAGAAIHRDGQHAATLRGSNP, encoded by the coding sequence ATGAGGTCTGAAGTGGCATCGCATGGGCATGATACTCTTTCTCTGCCGATCGTCCGGGATCGCAGGGATTTCCCGATGCAATCGGGCAACTGGCTGGAGCGACTGATCTTCAATCATAGGCTGCTGATCCTACTGGTCATTGCCATCGTGTCAAGCGTGCTCGGCTTGCAAGCATCCCGGATGACCGTGAATGCCAGCTTCGAGCGCATGATTCCGCAATCGCAGCCCTGGATTCAGAACTATCTCCAGAACAAGGAGGCTTTGCGCGGTCTCGGCAATGCAGTCCGCATCGTGATCGAGACCCGTGACGGCACCGTTCTCGATTCCCATTACCTCGATATTCTGCGACGGATCAACGATGCGGTCTATTTGATGCCGGGCGTCGACCGTTCCTGGATGAGGTCACTGTGGATGCCGATCGTTCGCTGGACCGAAGTGACGGAGGAAGGATTCCGGGGTGGTCCGGTCATGCCCGACCGTTTCGACGGGTCGCCCGAAAAGATTGAGGAGCTCCGCCGCAACATTCAGCGCGCGAACATCGTTGGAAGCCTGATCGGCCGGGATCTGAAATCGAGCATGATCCTGGTTCCCCTACTCGACAGCACCGATACGGCGGGCACCAACTTCAACTATCGGGACTTCAACGACAGGCTCGACGCGATCTTCGCCGCCAACCAGGACGACCGCATCCAGATCCATGTCGTCGGTTTCGCCCGGCTGATGGGTGACCTGATCGCCGGCCTCGGCCAGGTCATCACCTATTTCGCCTTCTCGGTCGCAGTCGCCACGCTATTCGTTTTCTTCTATACCCGCTGCCTGCGGAGCACCATCCTGCTTGTCGTCGCGTCCCTGCTGGGCGTGGTCTGGATGCTCGGGCTGATGCGGGTGTTCGGCTTCGAACTGGATCCTTACTCTACCTTGGGACCGTTCCTGATCTTTGCCATCGGACTGTCTCATGGCGCGCAGAAGATGAACGGCATCATGCAGGACATCGCGCGGGGCACCGACAAGTACGTTGCCGCCCGCTACACCTTCCGGCGACTGTTCGCCGCCGGTCTGGCCGCACTTTTGGTCAACATTGTTGGTTTCGCCGTCCTCTTCATCATCGACATTCCGGTCATCCACGATCTCGCCCTCTCGACCAGCCTGGGCGTTTCGGTTCTGGTGTTCACCAAACTGGTGCTGATTCCGGTTCTGCTGTCCTATACCGGAGTCAGCCGGACGGCGGCGCAGCGGTCGCTGCGGAAAGCGGACGGTCAGAAGCAGGTGGCGGACACGCTTTGGGGAACCCTTGTCCGGTTCACCCAGTTGCCCTGGGCAAGCACGGCGGTCGCCGCCACCGCTCTGGTGACCGGGATCTCGCTGGAAGCCCGAACGCACATCCAGGTCGGCGACCTCGACGCCGGCGCACCGGAATTGCGGACCAATTCCCGCTACAATCAGGATATCGCCTATGTGAACGGTCATTACGAGCTGTCAAGCGACCAGTTCTCCGTAATCGTCAAAACACCCCGTGACCAATGCGAAACCTTCGAAACACTGACGGAAACCTTGCGCCTCAGTGAACGGTTGCGCGAGGTTCCTGGCGTCGTAACGGTTCGCAGCGCTCCCGAGGCGATCCAATTCATCAACGCCGGCCTTTATGAGGGAAATCCGAAGTGGATCGCCCTGCTGCGCAATCCGAACGTCACCTCAAACGCGCGGAATCAGCTCGTCGTCAATCAGCCGGATCTGGTCAACACCGAATGCGCGATCATGCCGGTGATTGCCTATCTTGCCGACCATAAGTCGGTCACGCTCCAGCGGATGACCGCAGCGGCCACTGAGTTCGCCGCGCAGCACAACACGCCTGACCGCCAGTTCCTGCTGGCCGCCGGCACGGCCGGCATCGAGGCCGCGACCAATGACGTGGTGCAGCGGGCATTCTGGAACATCCATTTCCTGCTGTACGGCGCGGTGATCGTGCTGTGCTTCATGACCTTCCGCAGTTGGCGGGCCGTGCTGGTGGCGCTGGTGCCGCTGGTCATCACCTCGTTCCTATGCGAAGCGCTGATGGTCTGGCTGGGGATCGGTATCAAGGTCGCCACCCTGCCGGTGATCGCGCTCGGGGTCGGGGTGGGTGTCGATTATGCGCTCTACCTTCTCAGCATCCAGCTTGTCTTCCAGCGACAAGGCGCCAGCTTGTCGGACGCCTATCGCGAATCCCTGGGCTTCACCGGCAAGGTGGTTGCGCTGATCGGCCTGACCATGGCGGCGGGTGTGATTCCCTGGGCGTGGTCGCCGATCAAATTCCAGGCCGACATGGGCATCCTGCTGACCTTCATGTTCTTGTGGAACATGATCGGTGCACTGGTCCTCATTCCGGCTCTGTCCTACTTCCTGCTGCCGAGCAAGCGCCCGGCCGGCGCCGCAATCCACCGCGACGGCCAGCATGCCGCGACGCTGAGGGGCAGCAACCCTTAG
- a CDS encoding ISAs1 family transposase, giving the protein MTLFPPELVAAFQGQPPPPALDGPPPDREGAQTVEKGHGRIETRRITVSREVVPALDWPGVAQVCRIERTREVKGAISHETVYVITSLDRDHASPAALLALARDHWGIENRLHWRRDVLLSEDASRVRSGAVPQAMAMLRNTMLGIANLFGAPLPAVRMACAEDRCATIATVKNGFL; this is encoded by the coding sequence GTGACGCTTTTCCCCCCGGAGCTGGTGGCGGCGTTCCAGGGCCAGCCCCCGCCTCCCGCCCTGGACGGGCCGCCGCCGGACCGTGAGGGCGCGCAGACCGTGGAGAAGGGGCACGGGCGCATCGAAACCCGCCGCATCACCGTCAGCCGCGAGGTCGTTCCCGCGCTCGACTGGCCCGGCGTGGCGCAGGTCTGCCGCATCGAGCGGACCCGCGAGGTCAAGGGCGCGATCTCGCACGAAACCGTCTACGTCATCACCAGCCTGGACCGCGACCACGCCTCGCCTGCGGCGCTGCTCGCGCTCGCCCGCGACCACTGGGGCATCGAGAACCGCCTGCACTGGAGGCGTGACGTCCTCTTGAGCGAAGACGCCAGCCGGGTGCGATCCGGCGCCGTGCCACAGGCCATGGCGATGCTGCGCAACACCATGCTGGGCATCGCCAATCTCTTCGGCGCCCCGCTCCCCGCCGTCCGCATGGCATGCGCCGAAGATCGCTGTGCCACAATCGCAACCGTCAAGAACGGCTTTCTTTGA